In the genome of Longimicrobium sp., the window GGTGTGCGATATCTCTGGCGACGGACGTCCGCCACTACGGCGAAGACCCCGGCTGGACCACCGGCATCGACCAGCTGCGCTGGGACTTGGACGGCTAGCCGCGGCCGCTCCGGGCGCACCGCCCTCCCGCGCGCGGGGCTTTGCGCGTAGAATACCCCCTCTCGCGAACGCATCCCGCGTGGCGAGGAGGGGGTTTCCGGTTCCCGGCCGGCCGCGATGGACCCGCCGCGCCCCGACCGGCCTTCGCACGCACCACGCATCCGCACTCGTGACGACCCAAGCACGCGTCAGCCGCACCGACACCTCCGCCGTGGAGCCCCGCTACCTGGCGGCGCTCGAGGCCGAGCGCGCCGGCTGGTGGAATTCCGAGAACTTCGACACCTGGAAGAACCTGTACGTCAGCGAGTACGCGCGCGGGTTCTACGTGGTCGATACGCTGCAGAAGTACGTTCCCGGCTTCGCCACCGCGGGGGCCCGGGTGCTGGACATCGGCTGCGGCGACGCGGGGGTGCTGATTGCCTTCGCCGAGCGCGGCGCCCGCTGCGCGGGGATCGAGCTCGACGAAAAGAGCCTGGAGCGCGGAAGGCTGCGGGCCGAGGAGCACGGCGTGGAAGTGGACCTGCGCAGCGGCGTCGCCGAGGCGCTGCCGTGGGAGGATGCGTCGTTCGACCTGGTGATCCTGGACAACGTGCTGGAGCACGTGACCGACCGCGAAAAGACGCTGCTGGAAATCCGCCGCGTGCTGAAGCCGGGCGGGCTGCTGTACATGGTGACCCCCAAGCCGTTCTCGGCGTACAGCCTGTGGAACGACCCGCACTACGACCTGGCCGGCCTGGTGCTGATGCCGCGGCGGATGCAGATCTGGTACTTCGAAAAGCTGCGCGGCGGCGGAGAGGGAACGTACGACGTGGGGGTGATCCCCACCCGCCCCACCCTCAAGCGGATGCTGCGCGCCGCCGGCTTTTCCATCGCGGTGCCGCCCCGCGAATTGTGGGTGCACTACCTGCGCAACCGCATCGCCCGGCCGGAAGAGGTGAGGCCCGGGCTGAAGCGGAAGCTGGCGGGGTACTTCGGGTCGCGCCGCTGGCCCTTCCAGAACCCGGCGATGCGGCTGATGTGGGACGT includes:
- a CDS encoding class I SAM-dependent methyltransferase; the protein is MTTQARVSRTDTSAVEPRYLAALEAERAGWWNSENFDTWKNLYVSEYARGFYVVDTLQKYVPGFATAGARVLDIGCGDAGVLIAFAERGARCAGIELDEKSLERGRLRAEEHGVEVDLRSGVAEALPWEDASFDLVILDNVLEHVTDREKTLLEIRRVLKPGGLLYMVTPKPFSAYSLWNDPHYDLAGLVLMPRRMQIWYFEKLRGGGEGTYDVGVIPTRPTLKRMLRAAGFSIAVPPRELWVHYLRNRIARPEEVRPGLKRKLAGYFGSRRWPFQNPAMRLMWDVAIGSNFFIARRDP